From a single Chlamydia muridarum str. Nigg genomic region:
- the groEL3 gene encoding variant chaperonin GroEL3: protein MPSENNEMHRSTIHQLFSGLDKAYQIVKGFYGPAYSFTTKDFSLKGKGYHILSRIELLDPLERLGVYFAQSLAEQIYNRHTDGVISSVILLRAFLKASLPFIDQGISPRLLTSALASKKEAICAHLQAHSFLLKDTSKVLGLISSHTNDPFIGEVFAQAVAYTGQEGTIALSQKSGSTLRFVQGIQIQRGYQVPSFFPQDAFHENLVIAPKIFVTDQTIHSVFSFLPLLKQFSEEQTPLIIFCKEIDHHPLATCIANRIAGLVDVLVVTIEDPTLLEDIALLTGTTVFSTPPFSNKPPIELPLLGSCTWAELSQDHTLLVCENFVPEVVKLKIRQLDHMIQNAEKELSRQTLKERKHRLEHPIAIIPIEQDKSSLYKLALNTLNTTKKSGFVVGGGAALLYASQNLLSSQDQSQEELAASHILQTACRALLEQLVGSVHMDGKLVANKLCSLGTPSLGFNVLSQQIEDMISAGVIAPLDTVMDIFSSSLHAALDLLLSSYTTPPSPITNDKKT, encoded by the coding sequence ATGCCTAGCGAAAACAATGAGATGCATCGCAGTACCATCCATCAACTGTTCTCCGGCCTGGATAAAGCTTACCAAATAGTCAAAGGGTTTTACGGTCCTGCTTACTCCTTTACTACGAAAGATTTTTCCCTGAAAGGAAAGGGCTACCACATTCTCTCTCGTATAGAATTGTTAGACCCCTTGGAGCGTCTCGGCGTATATTTTGCGCAATCCTTAGCAGAACAAATCTACAATCGCCATACAGATGGAGTCATCTCTTCCGTTATCCTCTTGCGAGCGTTTTTAAAAGCCTCGCTCCCCTTTATTGATCAAGGGATATCCCCCAGACTTCTTACATCGGCCTTAGCCTCAAAAAAAGAAGCTATTTGCGCTCATTTACAAGCCCACTCATTCCTCTTAAAAGATACTTCAAAAGTACTTGGACTAATAAGCTCACACACTAATGATCCTTTTATTGGAGAAGTATTTGCACAAGCCGTTGCATATACAGGACAAGAAGGCACCATTGCTCTATCCCAAAAAAGCGGATCTACTCTACGTTTCGTTCAAGGAATACAAATACAACGTGGGTATCAAGTCCCTTCTTTTTTCCCACAAGATGCTTTTCATGAAAACCTCGTGATAGCCCCCAAAATTTTTGTCACAGACCAAACAATCCATTCGGTTTTCTCTTTTCTTCCTCTACTTAAACAGTTTTCTGAAGAACAAACTCCCCTTATCATTTTTTGCAAAGAGATTGATCATCATCCTCTCGCCACTTGTATTGCAAACCGTATAGCAGGGCTTGTGGATGTTCTAGTGGTAACCATAGAAGATCCCACCCTTCTAGAAGACATTGCATTACTTACAGGAACTACAGTGTTTTCAACGCCTCCTTTCTCCAATAAACCTCCCATAGAACTTCCCTTACTAGGTTCTTGTACATGGGCTGAATTGTCTCAAGATCACACCCTATTAGTTTGTGAAAATTTTGTTCCAGAAGTTGTGAAATTAAAAATTCGCCAACTCGATCATATGATACAAAACGCGGAAAAAGAACTTTCTCGACAAACACTCAAAGAGCGCAAACATCGCTTAGAACACCCAATCGCAATTATTCCTATTGAACAAGACAAGTCCTCCCTATACAAACTCGCTTTAAATACTCTAAATACTACAAAAAAATCTGGTTTTGTTGTGGGAGGTGGGGCAGCTCTTCTTTACGCTTCACAAAATCTTCTATCATCTCAAGATCAGTCTCAAGAAGAACTCGCTGCTTCACATATCTTACAGACCGCCTGTCGAGCTCTCCTAGAGCAACTAGTTGGCTCCGTACATATGGATGGGAAACTTGTTGCTAACAAACTCTGTTCATTAGGAACTCCTAGTCTTGGATTCAATGTCCTCTCGCAACAAATAGAAGATATGATCTCTGCAGGAGTTATTGCACCTTTAGATACTGTTATGGATATTTTCTCATCTTCCCTCCATGCAGCCTTAGATCTCCTCCTTTCCTCCTATACAACCCCGCCTAGTCCTATAACGAACGATAAAAAAACTTAA
- a CDS encoding metallophosphoesterase family protein — protein sequence MQEKPSTVFRLIHCSDIHFCVLPKNPFQCFNKRFKGLLRQLVGGVSFRAPAISQRFPQLVAQLEANGVCVTGDVTITALDSEFRLAKEFLSRIESIAPVYIVPGNHDVYTYRALKKQTFYSYFPNKELQTHRIAFQKLTPNWWLVLLDCSCFNGWCAANGEVTDSQIVALEQFLASLPSLEHVIVANHYPLSPTTRPAHDLLNYAPLKSLLMNSPSVRMYLHGHDHHVEIDHLPPLVVNSGSLTLPSNARFHIIDLYPEGEYRISTASLTNLTETDSPLKISIEETSISL from the coding sequence ATGCAAGAAAAACCCTCGACTGTCTTTAGACTGATCCATTGCTCCGATATCCATTTTTGTGTACTCCCTAAAAATCCTTTTCAATGCTTCAATAAACGTTTCAAAGGATTACTAAGGCAGCTTGTAGGAGGGGTGTCCTTTCGAGCCCCCGCAATCTCCCAGCGGTTCCCCCAACTTGTCGCTCAACTCGAAGCAAATGGAGTCTGCGTAACTGGAGATGTTACCATTACCGCTCTTGATTCAGAATTCCGCTTAGCTAAAGAATTTCTCTCTCGCATTGAATCCATTGCCCCTGTGTATATAGTTCCAGGAAACCATGACGTATACACTTATCGAGCATTAAAGAAACAAACCTTCTATTCTTATTTCCCTAATAAAGAACTCCAAACGCATCGCATAGCCTTTCAGAAACTCACCCCTAACTGGTGGTTAGTTCTATTAGACTGTTCTTGCTTTAACGGTTGGTGTGCAGCAAATGGAGAAGTAACTGATTCTCAAATCGTTGCTTTAGAGCAATTTCTTGCTTCTCTTCCCTCTTTGGAACACGTGATCGTAGCAAATCACTATCCCTTATCTCCCACAACAAGGCCTGCTCACGATTTACTAAATTACGCTCCTCTAAAATCTTTATTAATGAATTCCCCTTCTGTACGGATGTACCTACATGGACACGATCATCATGTAGAAATTGATCATCTTCCGCCTTTGGTTGTAAATAGCGGATCATTAACGCTGCCTTCGAATGCACGCTTTCATATTATAGATCTGTATCCAGAGGGGGAATACCGAATTTCTACTGCATCGCTAACCAACCTAACAGAAACAGACTCCCCATTAAAAATTTCTATTGAAGAAACCTCAATCTCTTTATAA
- the mraY gene encoding phospho-N-acetylmuramoyl-pentapeptide-transferase: protein MPPLFCVLKAFFIGLVVSLILVKPLIWLKKQGLQDRIHKDHCEKLEKLHKNKAHIPTAGGIIFVLSVVLSILLLLPCNLWSTWFLVGATLLWGALGWRDDQIKNKRKVGHGLSAKRKFFIQNCLAIGTVLPIMIAYGESFLCMHLPFVGIVSLPHCWLGYLFSFSIAVLAIVGTSNSVNLTDGLDGLAAGSMVIACLGMLIVTFAYGAPWAFISGVLLATLAGSCLGFLYYNRSPARIFMGDTGSLFLGGMLGICAVLLRAEFMLLFMGGIFVLESLSVILQVGSCKLRKKRVFLCSPLHHHYEYKGYPEKVVVRNFWIIEFLCVAIGIFAVFWG from the coding sequence ATGCCCCCCCTATTTTGTGTTTTGAAAGCTTTTTTCATCGGTTTGGTTGTTAGCCTTATACTGGTGAAACCTCTTATTTGGTTAAAAAAACAAGGCTTGCAAGATCGGATTCACAAAGATCATTGCGAAAAATTGGAAAAGCTACACAAAAACAAAGCACATATCCCCACAGCGGGGGGAATCATTTTTGTTCTTTCTGTCGTTCTCTCAATTCTTTTATTATTGCCTTGCAATCTTTGGTCGACATGGTTTCTTGTCGGGGCAACGCTGCTGTGGGGGGCTTTGGGATGGCGTGATGATCAGATAAAAAATAAGCGTAAAGTAGGTCATGGCTTGTCGGCTAAGCGTAAGTTTTTTATCCAAAATTGTTTAGCGATCGGAACCGTTCTTCCTATCATGATCGCTTATGGAGAAAGCTTTTTATGTATGCATCTTCCCTTTGTGGGGATAGTATCTTTACCACATTGTTGGTTGGGCTATCTGTTTAGTTTTTCTATTGCAGTACTAGCAATTGTTGGAACCAGCAATTCTGTTAACCTGACAGATGGATTAGATGGTCTTGCTGCAGGATCTATGGTGATAGCTTGTTTGGGCATGCTTATCGTGACTTTTGCTTATGGAGCCCCTTGGGCTTTCATTTCTGGGGTGCTTTTAGCAACTTTAGCAGGAAGTTGTTTAGGATTTTTATACTATAATAGGTCTCCGGCTCGCATATTTATGGGGGATACGGGGTCTCTATTTTTAGGTGGGATGCTCGGGATTTGTGCGGTATTATTACGAGCCGAGTTTATGCTCCTCTTTATGGGAGGGATTTTTGTTCTTGAATCCTTGTCTGTCATTTTGCAGGTGGGGAGTTGTAAATTAAGAAAAAAAAGAGTTTTTCTTTGCTCTCCTCTACATCACCATTATGAATATAAAGGGTATCCAGAAAAGGTTGTGGTGAGAAATTTTTGGATTATTGAGTTCCTTTGTGTTGCCATTGGTATTTTCGCTGTATTTTGGGGTTAG
- the tkt gene encoding transketolase: protein MAGNSELDIDILEKIAGTIKQLSIESIQKASSGHPGMPLGCAEIAAYLYGCVLRYNSKDSQWMNRDRFVLSAGHGSALLYSCLHLAGFNVRLEDLQQFRQLHSQTPGHPEFRETDGVEATTGPLGQGIGNAVGMALSLKMLGSRFNQSSTSIFDAKVYCLAGDGCFMEGVSHEACSFAGSLGLDNLILIYDYNEIILDGTLQDVSVEDTKQRFLAYGWDVFEANGHDFEDLHRVFSQIKKGQQKPTLIIAHTIIGHGSPKEGTNKAHGSPLGEDGVAQTKSFWHLPEEKFFVPSSVKMFFAAKQQEGQKLQEEWQERFRVWSKRFPEQHQEYLKLTQEISIQDLEVLLNLIDMPESIAGRAASNKVIQVLAENIPSLIGGSADLSSSDGTWIAKETAVNASHFQGRNIRYGVREFGMGTIMNGLAYSQVFRPFGGTFLVFSDYLRAAIRLAALSKLPVIYQFTHDSIFVGEDGPTHQPIEQIMSLRAIPGLRVVRPADAHEVKGAWLSALENSGPTALILSRQNLPTLKETKRSFRDGVGRGAYILVKEEGGSPDYTLCASGSEVHLAMEVAQSLMALDKRVRVISFPCWELFERQDPEYRESVIGGDLGLRVSIEAGSALGWYKYIGSNGLSIAMDVFGMSGAPHEVAETCGFTVDSIVQRILSV from the coding sequence ATGGCTGGCAATAGTGAATTGGATATAGATATCTTGGAAAAGATTGCAGGGACTATTAAACAGTTGAGTATAGAGAGTATTCAAAAGGCTTCTTCAGGCCACCCAGGAATGCCATTAGGATGCGCTGAGATCGCAGCATATTTGTATGGTTGCGTATTGCGATATAATTCTAAGGATTCTCAATGGATGAATAGAGATCGATTTGTTCTATCTGCAGGGCATGGTTCTGCTCTTCTTTATTCTTGTCTACATTTAGCAGGCTTTAATGTGAGGTTAGAGGATCTTCAGCAGTTTCGACAACTTCACTCCCAAACTCCTGGGCATCCAGAATTTCGGGAAACGGATGGTGTTGAAGCGACAACTGGACCTTTAGGGCAAGGAATAGGGAATGCTGTAGGAATGGCTCTTTCATTGAAGATGTTGGGATCTAGATTCAATCAGTCTTCCACGTCCATTTTTGATGCTAAGGTCTATTGCTTGGCAGGAGATGGATGCTTCATGGAAGGAGTAAGTCATGAAGCTTGTAGCTTTGCAGGTTCCTTGGGATTGGATAATCTTATTTTAATCTATGATTATAATGAGATTATTTTAGATGGGACTCTTCAAGATGTTAGTGTTGAGGATACGAAACAACGATTCTTAGCCTATGGCTGGGATGTTTTTGAAGCCAATGGTCATGATTTTGAGGATTTACATCGGGTATTTTCTCAAATCAAAAAAGGGCAACAAAAACCTACTTTGATTATTGCACATACTATTATTGGTCATGGATCTCCTAAAGAAGGAACGAACAAAGCTCATGGATCCCCTTTGGGAGAAGATGGAGTCGCGCAAACTAAAAGTTTTTGGCACCTGCCAGAAGAAAAGTTTTTTGTCCCTTCATCTGTGAAGATGTTCTTTGCAGCAAAACAACAAGAAGGACAAAAATTACAGGAAGAATGGCAGGAGCGCTTCCGGGTGTGGTCAAAACGATTCCCAGAACAACACCAGGAATATCTTAAGTTAACTCAAGAAATTTCCATTCAAGATCTTGAAGTATTATTGAATCTTATTGATATGCCAGAGTCTATAGCTGGACGGGCTGCTTCAAACAAAGTAATCCAGGTTTTGGCAGAGAATATTCCATCTCTAATAGGGGGATCGGCGGATCTTTCCAGCTCAGATGGTACCTGGATAGCTAAGGAGACTGCTGTCAACGCTTCTCATTTTCAAGGTCGGAATATTCGCTATGGTGTACGAGAATTCGGCATGGGCACGATTATGAACGGACTCGCGTACAGCCAGGTATTTCGTCCTTTTGGTGGAACATTTTTAGTATTTTCAGATTATTTACGTGCAGCGATTCGACTAGCAGCATTGTCTAAGCTTCCGGTTATTTATCAATTTACACATGATTCTATTTTTGTTGGGGAAGATGGCCCTACTCATCAACCTATAGAGCAAATTATGTCATTACGTGCAATACCAGGATTAAGGGTAGTGCGTCCTGCGGATGCGCATGAAGTAAAAGGAGCCTGGTTATCTGCATTAGAAAACTCAGGGCCTACAGCTTTGATTCTATCTAGACAAAATCTCCCAACTCTTAAAGAGACTAAACGGTCGTTTAGAGATGGAGTAGGAAGAGGAGCTTATATTTTAGTTAAAGAAGAAGGGGGAAGCCCGGACTATACATTATGCGCTTCTGGGTCAGAGGTACATTTGGCAATGGAAGTTGCGCAAAGCCTCATGGCTTTGGATAAGCGAGTTCGCGTAATTTCATTCCCTTGTTGGGAGTTATTTGAGCGACAAGACCCCGAGTATCGTGAATCTGTGATTGGTGGGGACTTAGGATTGCGTGTCTCTATAGAGGCCGGATCTGCTTTGGGGTGGTACAAATATATAGGCAGTAATGGCTTGTCTATTGCTATGGATGTGTTTGGTATGTCTGGAGCTCCCCACGAAGTTGCTGAAACTTGTGGTTTTACTGTGGATAGTATTGTTCAGAGAATTCTTTCTGTTTAA
- a CDS encoding UDP-N-acetylmuramoyl-tripeptide--D-alanyl-D-alanine ligase gives MRPILLKEWSSLLLDIDIPCSGKKVTGVAIDSRLVLPGDVFFALPGNRTTGHLFLKQAAQSGAVAAVVASDYRGPDYGLQLLHVADPREALRAAGRTQGALFHGEVIGITGSVGKTTTKSFTQQLLSPFYKVFASPKSYNSQLTLPLSILTADGDEDFLVLEMGVSEPNNMKDLLDVIEPSIGVITHIDVQHAMNFVDKGAQGIAEEKSLLLERCGIHLLPRDSSWFNFFMKKNAAADQFSFSMNNETADFYYRAIHSEGVLISAPDGDIELPVVFPYTPAYMNFIIAVALAWLTNVPMDRLEQASQSLFLPSMRFEQQEHNGIRIINDAYNASPDAMLAALDAVPIPSEGGKTVFILGHMAELGRYSDECHIAVARKAVTKAHVVFFVGEKWSPVREVVSDANCQIEFYGSVSEIMHVVKSLVRRGDVVLLKGSRSLELETLLPCFSIS, from the coding sequence ATGCGCCCTATTTTATTAAAAGAGTGGTCTTCTTTGTTATTAGATATTGACATTCCTTGCTCAGGGAAGAAAGTAACGGGAGTCGCTATTGACAGCCGGCTTGTATTGCCAGGGGATGTATTTTTTGCTCTTCCAGGGAATCGAACTACTGGGCACCTATTTTTAAAGCAGGCTGCGCAATCCGGAGCTGTTGCTGCTGTAGTAGCGAGTGATTATCGTGGACCAGATTATGGGTTACAGTTGTTACATGTGGCAGATCCTAGAGAAGCTTTAAGAGCGGCTGGACGAACTCAGGGAGCTCTTTTCCATGGAGAAGTGATAGGGATAACTGGCTCTGTAGGGAAAACGACAACAAAAAGTTTTACCCAACAATTACTTTCTCCTTTTTACAAAGTCTTTGCAAGTCCGAAAAGTTATAATTCTCAGCTCACTCTACCCCTAAGTATATTAACGGCCGATGGAGATGAGGATTTTCTTGTTTTAGAGATGGGAGTTTCTGAACCCAATAATATGAAGGATCTTTTAGATGTAATTGAGCCTTCTATTGGAGTGATTACTCACATCGACGTTCAGCATGCAATGAATTTTGTGGATAAAGGGGCTCAAGGTATTGCTGAAGAGAAGAGTTTGTTGTTAGAGAGATGCGGGATTCATCTATTGCCCAGAGATTCTTCATGGTTTAACTTTTTCATGAAAAAGAATGCTGCAGCTGATCAGTTTTCTTTTTCTATGAATAATGAAACAGCAGATTTTTACTATCGAGCCATTCATTCCGAAGGGGTCCTCATTAGTGCTCCCGATGGGGATATTGAGCTGCCTGTAGTGTTCCCTTATACTCCCGCTTATATGAATTTTATTATTGCTGTAGCTTTAGCTTGGCTTACTAACGTTCCAATGGATCGTTTAGAACAGGCAAGTCAATCTTTATTTTTGCCATCTATGCGCTTTGAACAACAGGAACACAATGGTATTCGAATTATTAATGATGCATACAATGCAAGCCCAGATGCAATGCTAGCTGCTTTAGATGCTGTCCCTATCCCCTCTGAGGGAGGTAAGACAGTATTTATCTTGGGCCATATGGCGGAGTTAGGAAGATATTCGGACGAATGTCATATTGCTGTAGCAAGAAAAGCTGTGACAAAAGCACACGTAGTTTTTTTCGTTGGAGAAAAGTGGTCCCCTGTTAGAGAGGTTGTTTCTGATGCAAATTGTCAGATAGAGTTTTACGGTTCTGTTAGCGAGATTATGCATGTTGTTAAATCTTTAGTGCGACGGGGAGATGTTGTTCTGCTCAAAGGATCGCGTAGTTTGGAATTGGAGACTTTGTTGCCATGTTTTTCCATCTCGTGA
- a CDS encoding AMP nucleosidase, producing the protein MTEPHKKISEGTIARDMLERYTGSTIQEFQPYLLLTNFAYYVDVFAEIYQVPVSRGSMFSAAHAPQTCTSIIDFKLGSPGAALIVDLCSFLPNALAAVMLGMCGGLRSHYQVGDYFVPVASIRKDGTSDAYFPPEVPALANFVVQKTITNILEEKNLPYHIGITHTTNIRFWEFNKEFRRKLYENKAQTVEMECATLFSAGYRRNLPLGALLLISDLPLRRDGIKTKQSSSEVLATYTKKHILTGIEVFASLQETVGPGIKKTKGLPHMEFGQADDSLSEQTGISDGDF; encoded by the coding sequence ATGACTGAACCTCATAAAAAAATTAGCGAGGGAACGATTGCTCGCGACATGTTGGAGCGCTATACAGGCTCTACCATTCAAGAATTTCAACCTTACCTTCTTCTTACGAATTTTGCTTATTACGTTGATGTTTTTGCCGAAATCTATCAGGTCCCTGTTTCTCGAGGATCTATGTTTTCTGCAGCTCATGCTCCCCAAACCTGTACCTCCATTATTGATTTTAAATTAGGATCCCCTGGAGCAGCTCTTATTGTAGATCTTTGTTCTTTCCTTCCTAATGCACTAGCTGCTGTCATGTTAGGTATGTGTGGAGGTCTACGTTCCCATTATCAAGTAGGAGATTATTTTGTTCCCGTTGCTAGCATTCGAAAAGATGGAACATCGGATGCTTACTTTCCTCCTGAAGTTCCAGCATTAGCTAATTTCGTTGTACAAAAAACGATCACAAACATTCTTGAAGAGAAAAATCTTCCCTACCATATAGGTATCACCCACACAACTAACATTCGATTTTGGGAATTTAATAAGGAATTTCGTCGTAAACTTTATGAAAATAAAGCACAAACCGTTGAGATGGAATGCGCAACTTTATTTTCTGCAGGATACCGACGAAATCTTCCATTAGGAGCACTCTTGCTTATCTCAGACCTTCCTTTACGAAGAGACGGTATTAAAACGAAACAAAGCAGCTCAGAAGTCTTAGCTACATACACTAAAAAACATATATTAACAGGCATTGAAGTTTTTGCTTCCTTGCAAGAAACAGTCGGGCCTGGCATTAAGAAAACAAAAGGCTTGCCACATATGGAGTTTGGGCAAGCCGATGATTCTCTGTCTGAGCAAACTGGAATTTCTGACGGAGACTTTTAA
- the efp gene encoding elongation factor P, with product MVRVSTSEFRVGLRVEIDGQPYVILQNDFVKPGKGQAFNRIKVKNFLTGRVIEKTFKSGESIETADVREQQMRLLYTDQEGATFMDDETFEQELIFWDKLENIRQWLLEDTVYTLVRYNGDVISVEPPIFMELSIAETAPGVRGDTASGRVLKPATTNTGAKIMVPIFIEEGEVVKVDTRTGSYESRVSK from the coding sequence ATGGTTCGTGTAAGCACTAGTGAATTTCGTGTAGGATTGCGAGTTGAGATCGATGGCCAGCCCTATGTAATTTTGCAGAATGATTTTGTTAAGCCAGGGAAAGGCCAGGCTTTCAATAGGATCAAAGTTAAAAACTTTTTAACTGGGCGAGTAATAGAAAAAACATTCAAGTCCGGGGAATCTATAGAAACAGCCGATGTTCGTGAACAGCAGATGCGTCTCTTGTATACGGATCAAGAGGGGGCTACGTTTATGGATGACGAGACCTTTGAGCAAGAGCTGATTTTTTGGGATAAACTGGAAAACATTCGGCAGTGGTTGTTAGAGGATACAGTTTACACCTTGGTTCGTTACAATGGGGACGTGATTTCTGTTGAGCCGCCCATTTTCATGGAACTATCTATCGCAGAAACTGCTCCAGGGGTTCGTGGAGACACCGCATCGGGCCGAGTACTGAAGCCTGCTACAACAAACACTGGGGCAAAGATTATGGTCCCTATTTTTATTGAAGAGGGTGAAGTTGTGAAGGTGGATACGCGGACAGGGAGTTATGAGTCTCGCGTATCAAAATAA
- the alaS gene encoding alanine--tRNA ligase, translating into MLSNTLRSNFLKFYTNRNHTPVASSPVFPYNDPSILFTNAGMNQFKNIFLGKEQTSYTRATTSQKCIRAGGKHNDLENVGHTSRHLTFFEMLGNFSFGDYFKQDAISFAWEVSLSVFNFDPDFIYATVHEKDDEAFALWEKYLPTNRIFRLTDKDNFWSMADTGPCGFCSELLFDRGEKFGKATSPLEDADGERFLEYWNLVFMEFNRTSDGTLLALQKKCVDTGAGLERLVSLLSETDTVFEADVLRHLIAKVENLSEITYSPTESKGSAFRVIADHVRSLSFAITDGLLPGNTERGYVLRKILRRAVNYGKRLGFHRPFLAEIVPSLIETMGEAYPELQAAETQIQEVLTTEEEHFFKTLQRGGNLLHQVLKSSASLSKISGEDAFKLKDTYGLPIDEIALLAKDHNYTVDMDTFRKLEMEAKERSRKNTVKNKNDSDSIFQDVDPTNTSEFVGYDMLSCDTFIEGIVKYNEIASTLEEGEEGAIILRTTPFYAEKGGQVGDSGEIFCESGTFLVSHTTTPKAGLIAHHGKLSQGSLQTTMAVTAQVNQNLRKKIANNHTGCHLLHKALEVSLGEHIRQAGSYVDSQKIRLDFSHNKALSPEELLTIETLVNEKIRENVPVTIREALYSDVMNSSEIKQFFGDKYGDIVRVVSAGFSHELCGGTHARATGDIGYFRITKEHAVSTGIRRIEATTGEDAENIARGQDTDLNEIATIIQSPKDQLLVKLRNVMEEKKDLAKQLANLENQLVQQQVKSLLTSCDKVNETSYLVYHLTEEEGQRIQHYANTLHKEVPAKFISLWVTEKNDRYIVLVRVSDDLVKQGIDAQALLEELLAPYGGRCGGKAVSAQGSSKELPQIEVLNTILRQWISTRLA; encoded by the coding sequence ATGCTGAGCAACACTCTTCGATCCAACTTCCTAAAATTCTATACTAACAGGAATCACACTCCTGTCGCATCTTCTCCCGTTTTCCCATATAATGATCCCTCGATTCTTTTTACAAACGCTGGGATGAACCAATTCAAGAATATCTTTTTAGGGAAAGAACAAACTAGTTACACAAGGGCAACGACTTCACAAAAATGTATTCGTGCTGGGGGAAAACATAATGATTTAGAGAATGTTGGGCACACATCCCGACATCTCACTTTTTTTGAAATGCTAGGAAATTTTTCCTTCGGGGATTACTTTAAACAGGATGCTATTTCTTTTGCTTGGGAAGTCTCTCTTTCTGTTTTTAACTTTGATCCTGATTTTATTTATGCCACTGTGCATGAAAAAGATGATGAAGCCTTCGCTCTTTGGGAAAAATATCTTCCAACCAATAGAATTTTCCGCCTAACAGATAAAGATAATTTTTGGAGCATGGCAGATACCGGTCCTTGCGGATTCTGCTCTGAACTTTTATTTGATCGGGGAGAGAAATTTGGAAAAGCAACCTCTCCTCTTGAGGATGCTGATGGGGAGCGATTTTTAGAATACTGGAATCTAGTATTCATGGAATTTAACAGGACTTCTGATGGAACACTTCTAGCTTTACAGAAAAAGTGTGTCGATACCGGAGCTGGATTAGAGCGCTTGGTTTCTTTATTATCTGAAACAGATACTGTATTCGAAGCGGATGTTTTGAGACACCTCATTGCTAAAGTAGAAAATTTATCTGAAATAACCTACTCACCAACGGAATCAAAAGGCTCTGCTTTCCGAGTTATAGCAGATCATGTACGTTCCCTTTCTTTCGCAATAACTGACGGACTTTTACCAGGCAACACTGAGCGTGGGTATGTTTTAAGAAAAATTCTTCGTCGTGCTGTAAATTACGGGAAACGCCTTGGATTTCATCGACCGTTTCTGGCGGAGATTGTGCCTTCACTAATAGAGACGATGGGCGAAGCTTATCCCGAACTCCAAGCAGCCGAGACACAAATTCAAGAAGTACTCACCACTGAAGAAGAACATTTCTTCAAAACATTACAACGTGGGGGGAATCTTCTTCATCAAGTACTAAAATCTTCGGCGTCTTTATCGAAAATTTCTGGAGAAGATGCCTTCAAACTCAAAGATACTTATGGGCTACCCATCGATGAAATTGCGCTACTAGCGAAAGACCATAACTACACCGTAGATATGGACACTTTCAGAAAACTAGAAATGGAAGCAAAAGAACGCTCTCGCAAAAACACTGTTAAAAACAAAAATGACAGCGATTCCATTTTTCAAGATGTAGATCCAACTAACACGTCCGAATTCGTGGGATACGATATGCTTTCCTGCGATACTTTCATTGAAGGAATTGTCAAATATAATGAGATTGCTTCAACTTTGGAAGAAGGCGAGGAAGGAGCAATCATTCTACGTACCACACCATTTTATGCAGAGAAAGGTGGTCAAGTCGGAGATTCTGGGGAAATCTTCTGCGAATCTGGAACCTTCTTAGTTTCTCATACAACAACTCCCAAAGCCGGACTGATTGCGCATCATGGGAAACTTTCTCAAGGAAGCTTACAGACAACAATGGCTGTCACAGCACAAGTAAACCAAAATCTTCGAAAAAAAATAGCTAACAATCATACCGGGTGCCATCTGTTACACAAAGCTCTTGAGGTATCTCTTGGGGAACATATTCGCCAAGCCGGTTCCTATGTAGACTCCCAAAAAATTCGTTTAGATTTTTCCCATAATAAAGCGCTTTCTCCAGAGGAGCTTTTAACCATAGAAACCCTTGTTAACGAGAAAATCCGAGAAAACGTTCCCGTAACAATTCGTGAAGCTTTGTACTCTGATGTAATGAATTCTTCTGAAATCAAACAATTCTTTGGAGATAAATACGGAGACATTGTCCGTGTGGTTTCTGCTGGATTCTCTCATGAATTATGCGGAGGAACGCACGCTCGAGCGACTGGAGACATTGGTTATTTCAGAATCACTAAAGAACATGCTGTTTCAACGGGGATACGCCGTATAGAAGCAACGACAGGGGAAGACGCAGAAAATATTGCTCGTGGACAAGATACCGATTTGAATGAAATAGCAACCATTATTCAATCTCCCAAGGATCAACTCCTTGTCAAACTCCGTAATGTTATGGAAGAAAAGAAAGATTTAGCCAAACAACTGGCTAACCTGGAGAATCAACTTGTCCAACAGCAGGTAAAAAGCTTATTAACCTCCTGCGACAAAGTCAACGAAACCTCTTACTTAGTTTACCATCTAACAGAAGAGGAAGGACAAAGAATCCAGCATTATGCCAATACTCTGCATAAAGAAGTCCCAGCAAAATTCATTTCTTTATGGGTAACAGAGAAGAATGACCGCTATATTGTCTTAGTCAGAGTTTCTGATGATTTGGTAAAACAAGGAATTGACGCTCAAGCCTTACTTGAAGAATTGCTAGCTCCGTACGGAGGCCGTTGCGGAGGTAAAGCTGTTTCCGCTCAAGGAAGTTCCAAAGAACTCCCTCAAATAGAAGTTCTTAACACAATTTTAAGACAATGGATTTCGACCCGACTAGCATAA